In Camelina sativa cultivar DH55 chromosome 17, Cs, whole genome shotgun sequence, the genomic stretch ttctaacgTTCTCACCACTTGACACCATTACTGTAGCTTCTCTAATTCTCATACATTCTCCACTTTCTTTAGTTTCCTTCAGTTTCCTCTTTCTGTCATCACGTTCACCATGCGAGGAAGCCTTAGCAATATCCTTGATACTTTCAGCTGAGGCTTGAGCAATCGTAATATTGTTATTAGCTAAAACGTCCACAGTTTTGTTGGAATTCTTGGATTCAGGTTGATCAACAGCGGAAAATCGTGATCTTCTAGTCTTCGGTTTCTTGGAAGTCCCAGAAAGTTCCTTTTCAGATTCCATTCCCATATTTTCCATTCCTCCTACATGTGTATTCATCAAGCACATCAGATAGTTTGAACAAGTACATAGTAAAAGGAAAATCAATATCTTTCACGAATAATACCTTCAACAGAATGCTTATTTTTCCCTTCCTGTCTAACACTCTGCTTAGTGTTGTGTCTGTCTTCATTCAAGTCACGCAACTTAATATGGTGTTTCAAATCTGGTTCACATAGCAAATTTAGATGGTCTGATCCCTCTTCATCATTTTTAACACTGTTGAAATTCTCCTCCGATGCATTTTCTGCTGAAAGCTTTTCTTTCTCAGCTTTAGGTACTGGGctactttgtttttcttcttttgattcttgAGAATAACCAGAGAGTCCCTTATTCACGTGTTTGCATCCTCCAATATCTTCCTGCAATATATCTGGTACattcttcttaattatattaacaGCAGCATCCTCGCCTCTCAAACTACTCATGGCAACGATGGAGCTTGAACTTTTTTGTGACTTCTGTGCTTTAGGCAGTTTTGACTTTAATTCATTCCTTGTCTCGCTCTGACTACCCTTAACCACAGAAGAATAATCTGCATGTTCAATACTTGGAACTTTCTCCCGCTTGGATTTACTTTCCAATGAGTTTAGGGGTTCACCGTTTTTCAGGTACACGTCTTCTCTTGCGTTAATACTTTCAGTTCCCTTAACACTTCGATCTGAAAATGCCACTATATTATCTTCTAGATCAGGCTTTGAATCCATCAACGATGCATCTTGGTCACTGTTGTTCGTTCCTCTTGATGTACCCTCCAGATTATAATCTGATACTTTGTCAATCTCTTTTGCCGGGTGGATATATGACGGTGACAGACAGGACAAAAGAGGAAGCTTCATAGTCTTGGAAACAAGCTCCTCACAGGAATCTTTGTCAGCCTCTTTTTCAGTATTGGATACAATATGATTTCTATCAAGCTTGTTTGACGGTGGCATATACTTTACCCTCTCCTTTTTCTGCTTCTTCCCAATAGAAAACTTACCAGCACGCTTTTGTGAATCCGAAACACCCATAACATCCTGTGTAGTTTTTGAGTCTGACTTGTTGACAGAACTATATCTAGCATCTTTCGtaatcttttctctctttcccaaCTGAAGAAGATCATCAGAGAGAGGTGATAACAGCTGATCTTTATGCAAAGGGAATGACACCATAGCCTACAAACAAAGTAATATGTCAAAGTCATATTTCATCATTGATCAACATTCTAAGTAGaaacagaaatagaagaaaaaaatcaccaTAAGAATTTTAGTGGGCGAATGGCAAATCCCATTCAGTAAGTCTTCTTCAACTTCTGAGAGGTAATTCACCCTTGATCCTGATGGTGGCATATTGAGGCCTTCTTTACTAAAGGTTGAAACATTCTTCAGTGATGAGAGGTCACTTGAACCAACTTTGATACGAAGTCTGAGAGTCTTATGATTTGATGAAGCAGAACAAGACGTTTTTGTGTCAGATATTTGTTTGCTATCAGGTGTCCCTATACTACTTGAATTGACGAACTTTTTAAATTTGACCAAAACATCAGAAGCAGGAGCCTTTGAAGCGGATCCGGATACTGATACTTGAGGTACAACCGATGAAGCTGAGCAATTAGATCGACCCCCCTATAAAATAAATTGCACATTAAGCAGCAGAAAAAATTGACCTAAAAGCTTTATGGGAAGAGAGAGTTGTTCAGTGATCTTACCACTTGGTTATGTTGAACTTCTGGTAGAGTCTTAGGACGTGAACAAACAGGAGATCTCTGATACATAGACAAAAACGAACCATAGCCACCAAACTTTGCACCTATAAAAACATTCCAATACATAAATATGAGAGAGATGCCTCAAAGGTaaacataagaaaacaacagacatgttaatatgttattacacaaacaaacaacTTACCCAAATTTTCAGCAGAAACTCCACCTTCAAAATCTTTCTGAAAATGTCCCAACACGTTTTCGAGCTTCTCATCCTAAAAAAACGggaacttttttatataaaaaagaggaTTCTAAAGTAGTAGTGAGAAGAAAACAACATGGGTTGGAAGAAGGAGGGCTTACAATATAAGAGAGAGCAACATCAGGGTCAACGCAAGAAACATAAGAATGTGTGCTTTCTTCCTCAAAGTCGCTATCTTCCATTATATCTTCACCTAATCCagcaaaccctaaccctaattcgCTTCTAGCATCGCTGCTGCTCACCGAAATCATCTAAAACCCTCCCCTTCACCCCAACCTATCTCATATCCTATTCCTATCAATCGAACAAGCTAATAATAATCTCTCCCGAGATTTCTCAGACAAAACCCAGATCGAGATTAAGGAAACTCTTAAATAATACCCAAATTATACAGCATAGAGACTTGAACAAAGCACCCTATAATATAAATTCGTTGGAAATGCTCCAGCACAGATTCAGAATTACCAAAAAGGTAACACGCAAGATTGGAGCAAAATTGGATAGAGAGCTAAGAGAAGAGGAGCTCTGAGAGAAGGAGATCGAAGCGGAGAGGAGATTTATTATACCTCACCACgttgtaaaattcaaaattccgTTTTTTTGATTCCTCAATCTCATTCTCTTCTTGTCTCTATTTTCTTGAACCAAACAGCAATCACAacaacattcattttttttaactcaacaaaattaatttcctaaaaagaAACCCAAATTGATTTCGGACCAGCTCTCCACGTGATATGTGATGATGTCACGGTTtgcttgtctttttttttttaaaaaaaaaaaaaaaaaaaaaaaaaaaaaaaaaaaaaNATTTATTGATAACACGATTTGTAGATTtgtcttattattaattttgcacttatgtcaaaattattgatgacaCTAATTATAAAGTGAAAATAGACCGGATTGAcacaaaattggaaaaatattgCTAGATTGACATCCTCCTTTagagaaaaactagattgacacaatgttatgtttaaattaccaaaaagccaacaaaaattgaaactggaaataaaaaatatagaattaaatactaaataaaactaataatactgaaacataacaaaaaaaaaacgacattCAGTTTCTTATTTCTCCTTCACTACAACTAAGAACAAAAGAGAACCTTTGAAattgttttattcatatatgtTTGATACTTTCTAACAATTTCAAACCAGTGAACCTGTTTGGTATGATTATGAACccgaaaaaggaagaaaacatgattaaatccacattagagaggaagaagaaggaatttaTGGATAAATAAgatgaaccaaaaaaagaaaaaaatttcagtcgATATAGGTGAGGGGAGGCacgatacaaaagagaaaaaagggtAAACCCTAGATTCTCGCCATATATGGCAACTGCTACAAAAGTCTGTCgcttaacttaaaaaaaatctgtcaccaaAGGCACTAATAAATCTGTCATTACTCTGTAAAAAATCTGTTATAAAAAGTCTGTTATCAAACGCGAAATAATAGATTTGTCATTACAGATAACAAAGCTGCTGtcaatatatcaacaaaaaacaaaattgttatcattgtattcatatataataaatttgttattaagCAGCAGATtttttagtaagaaaaaaaaaactgtcataacataagaaaatctgCCACAACGTATATTGTGCATGTGGGTcaatatagcaattttaaaaagactttcaaaaatctgttatcaaacaacagattttccCTTCAATCCAAAAGtcagtcataactaaaaaaaaatctgtcaccactagatgtcaaactagcaattatttttacgtttataaatctgtcgcaatgtgacagattttttaagtgaaaaataaaactgttgcaacaatcataaaaaatctgtcacaaaATTCCTAGAAATTtgactaaaacaatgaaaatctgtcatgactttataaataagtctgtcgtGTTAAGAAAATCTGCTGTCCATGAAAAATCTGTCGTTACACActtcaaataaatctgccataTAAAACAAATCTGCCGTCAAATTCTGCAAATTAATCTGCCATCTAAAATAagtctgccaaaaaaaaactgccaTCAACAATAAATCTGCCACTTACAAATTAGTCTGCCATTACATGTATGgcagacttttataaaaaaataaaaaaaaacgaaattgcaGGAATTTTTTACAAAGGGTAAtattgacttttatttttttcctaacaaagcaaaaagggtatttttggtATGAAACTAACCCAACTGACCCTCAAATTTTAGGAGCTAATTGTATCTAGCAATTAACTGTTCAATTTGGGTCAAACTAGTAATTCTCCCTAACACAATTCATATCGAAATCAACACA encodes the following:
- the LOC104754405 gene encoding uncharacterized protein LOC104754405 isoform X1, producing the protein MISVSSSDARSELGLGFAGLGEDIMEDSDFEEESTHSYVSCVDPDVALSYIDEKLENVLGHFQKDFEGGVSAENLGAKFGGYGSFLSMYQRSPVCSRPKTLPEVQHNQVGGRSNCSASSVVPQVSVSGSASKAPASDVLVKFKKFVNSSSIGTPDSKQISDTKTSCSASSNHKTLRLRIKVGSSDLSSLKNVSTFSKEGLNMPPSGSRVNYLSEVEEDLLNGICHSPTKILMAMVSFPLHKDQLLSPLSDDLLQLGKREKITKDARYSSVNKSDSKTTQDVMGVSDSQKRAGKFSIGKKQKKERVKYMPPSNKLDRNHIVSNTEKEADKDSCEELVSKTMKLPLLSCLSPSYIHPAKEIDKVSDYNLEGTSRGTNNSDQDASLMDSKPDLEDNIVAFSDRSVKGTESINAREDVYLKNGEPLNSLESKSKREKVPSIEHADYSSVVKGSQSETRNELKSKLPKAQKSQKSSSSIVAMSSLRGEDAAVNIIKKNVPDILQEDIGGCKHVNKGLSGYSQESKEEKQSSPVPKAEKEKLSAENASEENFNSVKNDEEGSDHLNLLCEPDLKHHIKLRDLNEDRHNTKQSVRQEGKNKHSVEGGMENMGMESEKELSGTSKKPKTRRSRFSAVDQPESKNSNKTVDVLANNNITIAQASAESIKDIAKASSHGERDDRKRKLKETKESGECMRIREATVMVSSGENVRKKKRLKGSSCDEKELPFSSESCDKDRRVSQENGRDSASHLPFTTSSPSLYKDLGSEIIKNSVHEAKGSLVESVASSALRVLDSRELKSGRISESDKYHDTDCNAGDTLKRCRDGEAYSTIDKQGTTKINSKDRERAYGGNCSIENFKPKKSGRISGENCIQGNSQQKSREEGSSTPWKDNKWGTVNEVRDLGTAVKIKTKESRSKKRPAKEVSMESNKEDSRECQDPNTKLDRSGSLFPSPQKPDTAKISRGKSNHLEVTTEKLENKSASSAGTDQVEVLGHGSEISNTKKQILRNDNHSVTHNEGSRNQKQNGSRHKDHVGLSPLKKESTSQAVSNSIKEATDLKHMADRLKSAGSNHESTGVYFQAALKFLHGASLLESSGTARSRDIYGSTAKLCAFCAHEYEKNKDMGAAALAYKCMEVAYLRITYASHGNIGRCRYELQAALQVIPSGESPSFASDGENSNHTLAAEKVALSNTVRSSPSVTGNHVISSGNNSSLSQLLAFSQHVNAAMDASRKAQIAFAAAKGKSKHSNDDGITSIKRALDFNFQDMEKLLHVVRLAMESINR
- the LOC104754405 gene encoding uncharacterized protein LOC104754405 isoform X2; the protein is MFLALTLMLLSLILMRSSKTCWDIFRKILKVEFLLKIWFGGYGSFLSMYQRSPVCSRPKTLPEVQHNQVGGRSNCSASSVVPQVSVSGSASKAPASDVLVKFKKFVNSSSIGTPDSKQISDTKTSCSASSNHKTLRLRIKVGSSDLSSLKNVSTFSKEGLNMPPSGSRVNYLSEVEEDLLNGICHSPTKILMAMVSFPLHKDQLLSPLSDDLLQLGKREKITKDARYSSVNKSDSKTTQDVMGVSDSQKRAGKFSIGKKQKKERVKYMPPSNKLDRNHIVSNTEKEADKDSCEELVSKTMKLPLLSCLSPSYIHPAKEIDKVSDYNLEGTSRGTNNSDQDASLMDSKPDLEDNIVAFSDRSVKGTESINAREDVYLKNGEPLNSLESKSKREKVPSIEHADYSSVVKGSQSETRNELKSKLPKAQKSQKSSSSIVAMSSLRGEDAAVNIIKKNVPDILQEDIGGCKHVNKGLSGYSQESKEEKQSSPVPKAEKEKLSAENASEENFNSVKNDEEGSDHLNLLCEPDLKHHIKLRDLNEDRHNTKQSVRQEGKNKHSVEGGMENMGMESEKELSGTSKKPKTRRSRFSAVDQPESKNSNKTVDVLANNNITIAQASAESIKDIAKASSHGERDDRKRKLKETKESGECMRIREATVMVSSGENVRKKKRLKGSSCDEKELPFSSESCDKDRRVSQENGRDSASHLPFTTSSPSLYKDLGSEIIKNSVHEAKGSLVESVASSALRVLDSRELKSGRISESDKYHDTDCNAGDTLKRCRDGEAYSTIDKQGTTKINSKDRERAYGGNCSIENFKPKKSGRISGENCIQGNSQQKSREEGSSTPWKDNKWGTVNEVRDLGTAVKIKTKESRSKKRPAKEVSMESNKEDSRECQDPNTKLDRSGSLFPSPQKPDTAKISRGKSNHLEVTTEKLENKSASSAGTDQVEVLGHGSEISNTKKQILRNDNHSVTHNEGSRNQKQNGSRHKDHVGLSPLKKESTSQAVSNSIKEATDLKHMADRLKSAGSNHESTGVYFQAALKFLHGASLLESSGTARSRDIYGSTAKLCAFCAHEYEKNKDMGAAALAYKCMEVAYLRITYASHGNIGRCRYELQAALQVIPSGESPSFASDGENSNHTLAAEKVALSNTVRSSPSVTGNHVISSGNNSSLSQLLAFSQHVNAAMDASRKAQIAFAAAKGKSKHSNDDGITSIKRALDFNFQDMEKLLHVVRLAMESINR